In the genome of Mixta calida, the window GCGCGCGAAGGCGTCGAGGAGTTCTACTTTTTCGGCGGGCAGCCGCGCATCTCACCGACGCGCGATCGGCTTGAGGGCTTTCGCCAGGGGCTGGATCGCGCCGGTATGGCGCTAAAGCCGGAGTGGATAATTCACGGCCACTATCACGCCAGCTCCGGCTATGAGATGTTCGCCGAACTCTGTATGCGTCTTGGGCGCGTGCCGAAAGCGCTGTTCTGCGCCGCCTGCGGCCTGCAGGAAGGGGTGCTGCGTTATCTCAGCCAGCACAGGCTGCTGGAGCAGCCGATTCGGCTCTGCAGTTTTGACGATCACTATCTGTACGATGCGCTGTCGGTGAAGATCGATACCGTGGTGCAGGATGAGCGGATGCTGGCGTGGAACTGCTTCGAGATTATTTCGGGGCTGATTGAAGGAGAAACGCTGGAAAATCAGCAGCGGCAGCTGCCTGCCCTGCTGAAGTGGCGCAGCGCCTGAGGGTTTACGCGATCGTTACTCGCGGCGTGTGATGCGGCGCAGCCCTCCTCCCTGACGGCTACGTTTGCGCCCTCCCTGGCGCGTTATGCGACTCTTCAGCGTCGCGCTGTGCGACGCATCAGGCGTTGAGCCACTGTTGCGCAGTGGTCTCCACCAGCGCCAGCAGCACTTTGATATCCTCAAAGCCGGCCGCCGGATTAAGCAGCGTCAGCTTCAGGCAGGTCACGCCGTTAAACTCCGTGACGCCGACGTTGGCGCGGCCTGACGCCAGCAGCGCGTCGCCGATGCGCTGATTCAGCAGCGCCACGGCAGGCTCGCCGCCGGGCAGCGACGCCTGCGGACGATAGCGGAACAGCACGCTCGCCAGCTGCGGCTGCATTACCAGCTCCAGCGCATCCTGCTCGTCAACGTAACGCGCCACCTGCTGCGCCAGCGTCACTCCGTGATCGATAATCGCGGCATACTGCTTCTGTCCTAACGCCTCCAGCCCCATCCACAGCTTCAGCGCATCGAAACGGCGCGTGGTCTGCAAGGATTTAGAAACCAGGTTCGGCACGCCCTGCGCTTCGTCAAACTCGGAGTTGAGATAGGCCGCCTGATAGCGCATCAGCTCATAATGGCGCGCCTCTTTCAACAGGAAGGCGCCACAGCTGATGGTCTGGAAGAACTGCTTATGGAAGTCCAGCGTAATGGAATCCATTAGCTCAATGCCGTCCAGATAGTTGCGGTAATGCTCGGAGAGCAACAGCGCCCCGCCCCAGGCCGCGTCCACATGCACCCAAATTTGCTGTTCCGCCGCCAGCGCGGCGATGGCGCGCAGCGGATCGATGGCGCCTGCGTCAGTGGTGCCAGCGGTGGCGACAATCGCCATCACCTGCTCGCCGTTGGCTTTCGCCTGCGCCAGCTTCGTTGCCAGATCGTCGACATCCATACGCGCGCGCTCATCGGTTTTCACCAGCGTGACGCACTGATAGCCGAGCCCCAGCAACGCCATATTCTTCTGCACCGAGAAATGGGCGTTTTCAGAACAGAAAACCTTTAGCTTGCGCAGATCGCCTGCCAGGCCATCCTGCTGAACAGAGTGACCGGCGCGCGCGAAGAAGGCGTCACGCGCCAGCATCAGCCCCATCAGGTTGCTCTGGGTGCCGCCGCTGGTAAAGACGCCCGCGTCGCCAGCCTGATAGCCGACCTGGGCGCGCAGCCATTCGATCAGCTTCATTTCAATAATGGTGGCCGACGGGCTTTGGTCCCAGGAGTCCATGCTCTGGTTGGTGGCGTTGATCAGTACCTCCGCCGCCTGGCTCACCACCAGGCTTGGGCAGTGCAGATGCGCCACGCACTGTGGATGATGCACCGCCAGGCTATCCTGCAGGAAGTACTCAACCGCCCGCTCGATGGCGGCCTGATTGCCTAACCCCTGCGGATTAAAGTCGAGCTGAATGCGATCGCGCAGCTCATCGACGGTTTTCCCGCGATACATTTCAGGCTGCTGCAACCACTGCACCACCGCCTGGCTGCTCTGGGCTATCGCCTGCTGGTAGGCTTCGATGCTCTGCGCCGAAGCCGCCAGGATAGGATTTTCACTGGTCATCGCTTTTTACTCCACCGCGACAGGCTTAACGCCTGCGGCTAACAGGGCGCTTTCGAATTTCTCCAGGAAGATCGCCAGCTCATCGTTGGTGATCAGCAGAGAAGGCAGCAGACGCAACACGCTGCCGTGACGTCCGCCGCGTTCGAGGATCAGCCCGGACTCAAAGCACTTCTTCTGCAACAGAGCGGAAAGCTCGCCGTCGGCCGGGTAGCAGCCCATGTGATCCTGCGCGGCGTCCGGCTTAACGATCTCAATGCCGATCATCATGCCCAGGCCACGCACATGGCCAATCACCGGATAGCGTTTTTGCAGCTCGACCAGCTTGCCTTTCAGCCACTCGCCCTGCTCCGCCACTTTGCCCGCGACGTTGTTCTCTTTCAGGATTTTCAGCGTGGTCAGGCCGGTCGCCATCGCCAGCTGGTTGCCGCGGAAGGTGCCAGTGTGGTGGCCCGGCGCCCAGGCGTCGAACTGTTTTTTAATACCGAGCACCGCCAGCGGCAAACCGCCGCCTACCGCTTTAGACATCACGATAATGTCCGGCTCAATACCCGCGTGTTCAAAGGCGAAGAATTTGCCGGTGCGCGCGAAGCCCGCCTGCACTTCGTCGAGGATCAGCAGAATGCCGTGCTCCTGCGTCACTTTGCGAATGCGTTGCAGCCACTCGGCTGGCGCCGGGTTAACGCCGCCTTCGCCCTGCACGGCTTCCAGGATCACCGCCGCC includes:
- a CDS encoding pyridoxal phosphate-dependent decarboxylase family protein — protein: MTSENPILAASAQSIEAYQQAIAQSSQAVVQWLQQPEMYRGKTVDELRDRIQLDFNPQGLGNQAAIERAVEYFLQDSLAVHHPQCVAHLHCPSLVVSQAAEVLINATNQSMDSWDQSPSATIIEMKLIEWLRAQVGYQAGDAGVFTSGGTQSNLMGLMLARDAFFARAGHSVQQDGLAGDLRKLKVFCSENAHFSVQKNMALLGLGYQCVTLVKTDERARMDVDDLATKLAQAKANGEQVMAIVATAGTTDAGAIDPLRAIAALAAEQQIWVHVDAAWGGALLLSEHYRNYLDGIELMDSITLDFHKQFFQTISCGAFLLKEARHYELMRYQAAYLNSEFDEAQGVPNLVSKSLQTTRRFDALKLWMGLEALGQKQYAAIIDHGVTLAQQVARYVDEQDALELVMQPQLASVLFRYRPQASLPGGEPAVALLNQRIGDALLASGRANVGVTEFNGVTCLKLTLLNPAAGFEDIKVLLALVETTAQQWLNA
- a CDS encoding diaminobutyrate--2-oxoglutarate transaminase, whose amino-acid sequence is MTDKVRIDTLGANSLNKNNKDYLERQDAFESNVRSYPRKLPLAIAKAQGAWIIDVENNQYLDCLAGAGTLALGHNHPDILQSIQNVITSGLPLHTLDLTTPLKDAFSEYLLSLLPGEGKEYCLQFTGPSGADAVEAALKLAKKVTGRSGVISFSGGYHGMTHGALAVTGNLSPKEAVDGMMPEVQFMPYPHLYRCPLGIGGEAGVKALSYYFENLINDVESGVRKPAAVILEAVQGEGGVNPAPAEWLQRIRKVTQEHGILLILDEVQAGFARTGKFFAFEHAGIEPDIIVMSKAVGGGLPLAVLGIKKQFDAWAPGHHTGTFRGNQLAMATGLTTLKILKENNVAGKVAEQGEWLKGKLVELQKRYPVIGHVRGLGMMIGIEIVKPDAAQDHMGCYPADGELSALLQKKCFESGLILERGGRHGSVLRLLPSLLITNDELAIFLEKFESALLAAGVKPVAVE